A DNA window from uncultured Methanoregula sp. contains the following coding sequences:
- a CDS encoding DUF1616 domain-containing protein, with translation MAPEQHPYDTLIDAFAGMRVPTDLLICYLWLLGALLCIYVPYLNESFLRILFGIPLVLFIPGYALIAALFPAAKDIDLIERVALSFGLSIALVPLTGLVLNYTPFGIRLDPIVICLSVLTIVLCLAAQYRRIRLPPEDRFAVPFAQMQQGIRNEFFPQSEATSRIDRILSIVLLVAIIAAVATTVFVIVVPKEGEKFTEFFILGENQKAADYPTTLLAGQTGSLFIGIGNHEYRPINYTVETYFVTMDFDEKTNTTTLSSMKPVDRFVVPVSHNQTVIQPYSFSPGGTQFNRVEFLLFNETVPGNQVTGMDRINQSYRDLHLWVTVRSLK, from the coding sequence ATGGCCCCGGAGCAGCATCCTTACGATACCCTTATCGATGCATTTGCCGGCATGAGAGTCCCCACCGACCTTCTCATCTGCTATCTCTGGCTTCTGGGTGCCCTGCTCTGCATATACGTCCCGTACCTGAATGAATCGTTCCTCCGGATCCTCTTTGGCATACCGCTGGTCCTCTTCATTCCCGGGTATGCCCTCATCGCCGCCCTCTTTCCGGCTGCAAAGGATATCGATCTGATCGAGCGCGTGGCGCTCTCGTTCGGTCTTTCGATCGCCCTTGTCCCGCTCACGGGTCTTGTCCTGAATTATACACCATTTGGGATCCGGCTCGATCCGATTGTTATCTGTCTGAGCGTGCTCACCATCGTACTGTGCCTTGCTGCCCAGTACCGCAGGATACGTCTGCCCCCAGAAGACCGGTTTGCGGTCCCGTTTGCTCAGATGCAGCAGGGAATCCGGAATGAGTTTTTCCCGCAGAGTGAGGCGACTTCCCGGATCGATCGCATCCTTTCCATTGTTCTGCTTGTCGCGATCATAGCTGCCGTGGCCACGACCGTCTTTGTTATCGTTGTTCCCAAGGAAGGCGAGAAGTTCACGGAATTTTTCATCCTTGGCGAGAACCAGAAAGCTGCCGATTACCCGACAACGCTCCTTGCCGGCCAGACCGGGTCCCTCTTTATCGGCATCGGCAACCATGAGTACCGCCCGATCAATTACACGGTTGAGACATACTTTGTCACCATGGATTTTGATGAAAAGACCAATACGACAACGCTCTCCTCCATGAAACCTGTTGACCGGTTCGTGGTCCCGGTCTCGCACAACCAGACCGTTATCCAGCCGTATTCGTTCTCCCCGGGTGGCACCCAGTTCAACCGGGTCGAGTTCCTCCTCTTCAACGAGACCGTCCCGGGCAACCAGGTTACCGGCATGGACCGGATAAACCAGAGTTACCGCGACCTCCATCTCTGGGTTACGGTCCGGTCGTTGAAATAA